The Oreochromis niloticus isolate F11D_XX linkage group LG2, O_niloticus_UMD_NMBU, whole genome shotgun sequence genome includes a region encoding these proteins:
- the jakmip1 gene encoding janus kinase and microtubule-interacting protein 1 isoform X1 has translation MSSTTPPSAQPSKKGRKPEKSEVMADSVPATNEELRSKIMDLQIELQQERGKVCKLRERLQEQRQARELEQHKHAVALTDLRAKLHEEKLREIAAIRETLARQHEAELARTIKIRDTEVQRLQGLVNALRDGAADKLKNALLAEAREEARRAFDGERIKLQQEIQEQKMARKQAEEALANALQADKAKAADLRTAYQQHQDEVHRIKRDCEKDIRRLMDELKAKDRVVCALEKELGLQAGYAQKLQLQKEALDEQLGQVREAERHNHGSPKREVVPGLGENSDLLNNQEVEERDMRRFQLKIAELHSVIRKLEDRNALLADERNELLKRVREAESQMKPMFEKNKRLSKKNDDLLQTLQRMEEKLKNLSRENAEMKEKASSSRPPSQQQSVQAQMKRPSSLTDLTHAHEEQEVEFLKLQVAEQRGIIDELTQERDRLVMSKKNRKKPFKLPKRHVVETYFGFDEESIDSETSSLTSYNTDLTDRTPATPEEDLEESVSREESELRFRQLTREYQALQRAYALLQEQTGGSLDAEREARTREQLQVELSSCQAKIVDLEKALAERGQDSKWVEEKQYLLRTNQELREKMSALQQAESRLQAEVQDARDQNELLEFRVLELEERERRSPALNLHMSAFPENSSSALQVYCHQEGVKDVIIPELMKKLDILGDNGNLRNEEQVAVIQAGTVISLCEKWLKQIDSTEAALTQKMIDLENDKELFSKQKGFLEEELDYRKQALDQAYMRIEELEATLYSALQQEQPACQAVAESLTDRQREELRLAVDKLRRQILRQSRQYDSQILQERMELLQQAQQRIRELEDRIDLQKRQIKEIEEKHLFFGLNENARGPTSGVKVLWWQAKMTKPNCFLCICRQFNKTLWPF, from the exons ATGTCATCAACCACACCCCCATCGGCTCAACCCTCTAAGAAGGGACGGAAGCCGGAGAAATCGGAGGTGATGGCTGATTCGGTGCCGGCCACCAACGAGGAACTGAGGAGCAAGATCATGGACCTTCAGATAGAGCTACAGCAGGAGCGCGGGAAG GTATGCAAACTCCGCGAGCGGCTCCAGGAGCAGCGGCAGGCTCGCGAACTTGAGCAACACAAGCATGCCGTAGCACTCACTGACCTGCGTGCCAAACTCCATGAAGAAAAGCTACGTGAGATCGCTGCCATACGGGAGACTCTGGCACGGCAGCATGAAGCCGAGCTGGCCAGAACAATCAAGATCCGGGATACTGAGGTTCAGAGGCTGCAGGGTCTTGTGAATGCACTGAGAGATGGAGCTGCTGACAAGctcaaaaatgcccttcttgcAGAGGCTAGGGAGGAAGCAAGGAGAGCCTTTGATGGGGAGAGAATAAAGCTCCAGCAGGAG attcaggagcagAAAATGGCTCGGAAGCAAGCTGAAGAGGCTCTTGCAAATGCTCTTCAGGCTGATAAAGCCAAAGCAGCTGATCTCCGCACAGCCTACCAACAGCACCAGGATGAGGTGCACCGCATTAAACGCGACTGTGAGAAAGACATCCGCCGGCTG atggatgagttgaaggcaAAGGACCGGGTGGTGTGTGCTCTGGAGAAGGAGCTGGGGTTACAGGCTGGCTATGCCCAGAAGCTTCAGCTCCAAAAGGAAGCCCTGGATGAGCAGCTGGGTCAGGTACGAGAGGCCGAGAGACACAACCATGGCAGCCCGAAGAGAGAAGTGGTGCCTGGACTAGGAGAAAACTCAGACTTGCTCAACAACCAG GAGGTGGAGGAGCGTGACATGAGGAGGTTCCAGTTGAAGATTGCAGAGCTCCACTCAGTCATCAGGAAACTGGAGGACAGAAATGCACTACTGGCCGATGAGAGGAATGAACTA TTGAAACGGGTGCGAGAGGCAGAGAGCCAAATGAAGCCAATGTTTGAGAAGAATAAGCGGCTGTCCAAGAAAAATGATGACCTCCTGCAAACACTGCAGCGCATGGAGGAGAAACTCAAGAACCTGAGCCGCGAGAATGCTGAGATG AAGGAAAAGGCTTCCTCCTCTCGGCCACCATCACAGCAGCAGTCCGTTCAGGCCCAGATGAAGCGACCAAGCTCCCTGACCGACCTGACCCATGCCCATGAGGAACAGGAAGTAGAGTTCCTCAAGCTGCAGGTTGCTGAGCAACGCGGCATCATTGATGAGCTCACGCAG GAACGTGATCGATTGGTGATGAGCAAaaagaacaggaagaaacctttcaAGCTGCCGAAA AGGCATGTTGTGGAGACATATTTTGGATTTGATGAGGAGTCGATAGACTCTGAAACCTCCTCACTGACCTCTTATAACACTGACCTCACTGACCGCACGCCTGCAACTCCAGAGGAGGACTTGGAAGAG AGCGTTTCCCGTGAGGAGTCAGAACTTCGTTTTCGTCAGCTCACTAGAGAGTACCAGGCTCTTCAGCGGGCCTACGCTCTCCTGCAGGAGCAGACTGGGGGGTCTCTGGATGCAGAAAGGGAGGCCAGG ACCCGTGAGCAGCTGCAGGTGGAGCTCAGCAGCTGCCAGGCAAAGATCGTGGATCTGGAGAAGGCCCTGGCTGAGCGGGGGCAG GATTCAAAGTGGGTAGAGGAGAAGCAGTACTTGCTCAGGACCAACCAGGAACTGCGTGAGAAG ATGAGTGCGCTGCAGCAGGCGGAGTCCCGGCTGCAGGCTGAGGTTCAGGATGCTCGGGACCAAAATGAGCTGCTGGAATTCAGAGTCCTTGAACTGGAA GAAAGGGAGCGCAGATCACCTGCCCTCAATCTCCACATGTCTGCATTCCCTGAGAACAGTAGCAGTGCCCTGCAAGTCTACTGCCACCAGGAGGGAGTCAAG GATGTAATCATTCCTGAACTGATGAAGAAGTTGGATATTCTGGGAGATAATGGG AATCTCAGAAATGAAGAGCAGGTGGCTGTGATCCAAGCAGGGACTGTGATCTCACTCTGTGAAAAG TGGTTGAAGCAGATAGACAGCACTGAGGCTGCCCTCACGCAGAAGATGATCGACTTGGAAAATGACAAG GAGCTGTTTAGTAAGCAGAAAGGATTCCTTGAGGAGGAGTTGGACTACAGGAAGCAGGCCTTGGACCAAGCCTACATG AGGATCGAGGAGCTGGAGGCCACGCTGTATAGCGCTCTGCAGCAGGAGCAGCCGGCATGCCAGGCGGTGGCTGAGTCGCTGACAGACAGGCAGAGGGAGGAGCTGAGGCTAGCCGTGGACAAGCTGCGGCGTCAGATTCTCCGGCAGAGCCGGCAGTATGACAGTCAGATCTTACAGGAGCGCATGGAGCTCCTACAGCAGGCCCAGCAG AGAATAAGAGAGCTGGAGGACAGGATTGACTTGCAAAAGAGACAAATAAAGGAAATAGAGGAAAAG cATTTATTCTTTGGCCTTAATGAAAATGCCCGTGGACCCACATCAG gTGTTAAGGTGCTGTGGTGGCAAGCGAAGATGACAAAACCTAATTGTTTTTTATGCATTTGTAGACAGTTCAAC
- the jakmip1 gene encoding janus kinase and microtubule-interacting protein 1 isoform X2 codes for MSSTTPPSAQPSKKGRKPEKSEVMADSVPATNEELRSKIMDLQIELQQERGKVCKLRERLQEQRQARELEQHKHAVALTDLRAKLHEEKLREIAAIRETLARQHEAELARTIKIRDTEVQRLQGLVNALRDGAADKLKNALLAEAREEARRAFDGERIKLQQEIQEQKMARKQAEEALANALQADKAKAADLRTAYQQHQDEVHRIKRDCEKDIRRLMDELKAKDRVVCALEKELGLQAGYAQKLQLQKEALDEQLGQVREAERHNHGSPKREVVPGLGENSDLLNNQEVEERDMRRFQLKIAELHSVIRKLEDRNALLADERNELLKRVREAESQMKPMFEKNKRLSKKNDDLLQTLQRMEEKLKNLSRENAEMKEKASSSRPPSQQQSVQAQMKRPSSLTDLTHAHEEQEVEFLKLQVAEQRGIIDELTQERDRLVMSKKNRKKPFKLPKRHVVETYFGFDEESIDSETSSLTSYNTDLTDRTPATPEEDLEESVSREESELRFRQLTREYQALQRAYALLQEQTGGSLDAEREARTREQLQVELSSCQAKIVDLEKALAERGQDSKWVEEKQYLLRTNQELREKMSALQQAESRLQAEVQDARDQNELLEFRVLELEERERRSPALNLHMSAFPENSSSALQVYCHQEGVKDVIIPELMKKLDILGDNGNLRNEEQVAVIQAGTVISLCEKWLKQIDSTEAALTQKMIDLENDKELFSKQKGFLEEELDYRKQALDQAYMRIEELEATLYSALQQEQPACQAVAESLTDRQREELRLAVDKLRRQILRQSRQYDSQILQERMELLQQAQQRIRELEDRIDLQKRQIKEIEEKFLFLFLFFSLAFILWP; via the exons ATGTCATCAACCACACCCCCATCGGCTCAACCCTCTAAGAAGGGACGGAAGCCGGAGAAATCGGAGGTGATGGCTGATTCGGTGCCGGCCACCAACGAGGAACTGAGGAGCAAGATCATGGACCTTCAGATAGAGCTACAGCAGGAGCGCGGGAAG GTATGCAAACTCCGCGAGCGGCTCCAGGAGCAGCGGCAGGCTCGCGAACTTGAGCAACACAAGCATGCCGTAGCACTCACTGACCTGCGTGCCAAACTCCATGAAGAAAAGCTACGTGAGATCGCTGCCATACGGGAGACTCTGGCACGGCAGCATGAAGCCGAGCTGGCCAGAACAATCAAGATCCGGGATACTGAGGTTCAGAGGCTGCAGGGTCTTGTGAATGCACTGAGAGATGGAGCTGCTGACAAGctcaaaaatgcccttcttgcAGAGGCTAGGGAGGAAGCAAGGAGAGCCTTTGATGGGGAGAGAATAAAGCTCCAGCAGGAG attcaggagcagAAAATGGCTCGGAAGCAAGCTGAAGAGGCTCTTGCAAATGCTCTTCAGGCTGATAAAGCCAAAGCAGCTGATCTCCGCACAGCCTACCAACAGCACCAGGATGAGGTGCACCGCATTAAACGCGACTGTGAGAAAGACATCCGCCGGCTG atggatgagttgaaggcaAAGGACCGGGTGGTGTGTGCTCTGGAGAAGGAGCTGGGGTTACAGGCTGGCTATGCCCAGAAGCTTCAGCTCCAAAAGGAAGCCCTGGATGAGCAGCTGGGTCAGGTACGAGAGGCCGAGAGACACAACCATGGCAGCCCGAAGAGAGAAGTGGTGCCTGGACTAGGAGAAAACTCAGACTTGCTCAACAACCAG GAGGTGGAGGAGCGTGACATGAGGAGGTTCCAGTTGAAGATTGCAGAGCTCCACTCAGTCATCAGGAAACTGGAGGACAGAAATGCACTACTGGCCGATGAGAGGAATGAACTA TTGAAACGGGTGCGAGAGGCAGAGAGCCAAATGAAGCCAATGTTTGAGAAGAATAAGCGGCTGTCCAAGAAAAATGATGACCTCCTGCAAACACTGCAGCGCATGGAGGAGAAACTCAAGAACCTGAGCCGCGAGAATGCTGAGATG AAGGAAAAGGCTTCCTCCTCTCGGCCACCATCACAGCAGCAGTCCGTTCAGGCCCAGATGAAGCGACCAAGCTCCCTGACCGACCTGACCCATGCCCATGAGGAACAGGAAGTAGAGTTCCTCAAGCTGCAGGTTGCTGAGCAACGCGGCATCATTGATGAGCTCACGCAG GAACGTGATCGATTGGTGATGAGCAAaaagaacaggaagaaacctttcaAGCTGCCGAAA AGGCATGTTGTGGAGACATATTTTGGATTTGATGAGGAGTCGATAGACTCTGAAACCTCCTCACTGACCTCTTATAACACTGACCTCACTGACCGCACGCCTGCAACTCCAGAGGAGGACTTGGAAGAG AGCGTTTCCCGTGAGGAGTCAGAACTTCGTTTTCGTCAGCTCACTAGAGAGTACCAGGCTCTTCAGCGGGCCTACGCTCTCCTGCAGGAGCAGACTGGGGGGTCTCTGGATGCAGAAAGGGAGGCCAGG ACCCGTGAGCAGCTGCAGGTGGAGCTCAGCAGCTGCCAGGCAAAGATCGTGGATCTGGAGAAGGCCCTGGCTGAGCGGGGGCAG GATTCAAAGTGGGTAGAGGAGAAGCAGTACTTGCTCAGGACCAACCAGGAACTGCGTGAGAAG ATGAGTGCGCTGCAGCAGGCGGAGTCCCGGCTGCAGGCTGAGGTTCAGGATGCTCGGGACCAAAATGAGCTGCTGGAATTCAGAGTCCTTGAACTGGAA GAAAGGGAGCGCAGATCACCTGCCCTCAATCTCCACATGTCTGCATTCCCTGAGAACAGTAGCAGTGCCCTGCAAGTCTACTGCCACCAGGAGGGAGTCAAG GATGTAATCATTCCTGAACTGATGAAGAAGTTGGATATTCTGGGAGATAATGGG AATCTCAGAAATGAAGAGCAGGTGGCTGTGATCCAAGCAGGGACTGTGATCTCACTCTGTGAAAAG TGGTTGAAGCAGATAGACAGCACTGAGGCTGCCCTCACGCAGAAGATGATCGACTTGGAAAATGACAAG GAGCTGTTTAGTAAGCAGAAAGGATTCCTTGAGGAGGAGTTGGACTACAGGAAGCAGGCCTTGGACCAAGCCTACATG AGGATCGAGGAGCTGGAGGCCACGCTGTATAGCGCTCTGCAGCAGGAGCAGCCGGCATGCCAGGCGGTGGCTGAGTCGCTGACAGACAGGCAGAGGGAGGAGCTGAGGCTAGCCGTGGACAAGCTGCGGCGTCAGATTCTCCGGCAGAGCCGGCAGTATGACAGTCAGATCTTACAGGAGCGCATGGAGCTCCTACAGCAGGCCCAGCAG AGAATAAGAGAGCTGGAGGACAGGATTGACTTGCAAAAGAGACAAATAAAGGAAATAGAGGAAAAG TTTTTgttcctctttttatttttctctttagcATTTATTCTTTGGCCTTAA
- the jakmip1 gene encoding janus kinase and microtubule-interacting protein 1 isoform X3, producing the protein MSSTTPPSAQPSKKGRKPEKSEVMADSVPATNEELRSKIMDLQIELQQERGKVCKLRERLQEQRQARELEQHKHAVALTDLRAKLHEEKLREIAAIRETLARQHEAELARTIKIRDTEVQRLQGLVNALRDGAADKLKNALLAEAREEARRAFDGERIKLQQEIQEQKMARKQAEEALANALQADKAKAADLRTAYQQHQDEVHRIKRDCEKDIRRLMDELKAKDRVVCALEKELGLQAGYAQKLQLQKEALDEQLGQVREAERHNHGSPKREVVPGLGENSDLLNNQEVEERDMRRFQLKIAELHSVIRKLEDRNALLADERNELLKRVREAESQMKPMFEKNKRLSKKNDDLLQTLQRMEEKLKNLSRENAEMKEKASSSRPPSQQQSVQAQMKRPSSLTDLTHAHEEQEVEFLKLQVAEQRGIIDELTQERDRLVMSKKNRKKPFKLPKRHVVETYFGFDEESIDSETSSLTSYNTDLTDRTPATPEEDLEESVSREESELRFRQLTREYQALQRAYALLQEQTGGSLDAEREARTREQLQVELSSCQAKIVDLEKALAERGQDSKWVEEKQYLLRTNQELREKMSALQQAESRLQAEVQDARDQNELLEFRVLELEERERRSPALNLHMSAFPENSSSALQVYCHQEGVKDVIIPELMKKLDILGDNGNLRNEEQVAVIQAGTVISLCEKWLKQIDSTEAALTQKMIDLENDKELFSKQKGFLEEELDYRKQALDQAYMRIRELEDRIDLQKRQIKEIEEKHLFFGLNENARGPTSGVKVLWWQAKMTKPNCFLCICRQFNKTLWPF; encoded by the exons ATGTCATCAACCACACCCCCATCGGCTCAACCCTCTAAGAAGGGACGGAAGCCGGAGAAATCGGAGGTGATGGCTGATTCGGTGCCGGCCACCAACGAGGAACTGAGGAGCAAGATCATGGACCTTCAGATAGAGCTACAGCAGGAGCGCGGGAAG GTATGCAAACTCCGCGAGCGGCTCCAGGAGCAGCGGCAGGCTCGCGAACTTGAGCAACACAAGCATGCCGTAGCACTCACTGACCTGCGTGCCAAACTCCATGAAGAAAAGCTACGTGAGATCGCTGCCATACGGGAGACTCTGGCACGGCAGCATGAAGCCGAGCTGGCCAGAACAATCAAGATCCGGGATACTGAGGTTCAGAGGCTGCAGGGTCTTGTGAATGCACTGAGAGATGGAGCTGCTGACAAGctcaaaaatgcccttcttgcAGAGGCTAGGGAGGAAGCAAGGAGAGCCTTTGATGGGGAGAGAATAAAGCTCCAGCAGGAG attcaggagcagAAAATGGCTCGGAAGCAAGCTGAAGAGGCTCTTGCAAATGCTCTTCAGGCTGATAAAGCCAAAGCAGCTGATCTCCGCACAGCCTACCAACAGCACCAGGATGAGGTGCACCGCATTAAACGCGACTGTGAGAAAGACATCCGCCGGCTG atggatgagttgaaggcaAAGGACCGGGTGGTGTGTGCTCTGGAGAAGGAGCTGGGGTTACAGGCTGGCTATGCCCAGAAGCTTCAGCTCCAAAAGGAAGCCCTGGATGAGCAGCTGGGTCAGGTACGAGAGGCCGAGAGACACAACCATGGCAGCCCGAAGAGAGAAGTGGTGCCTGGACTAGGAGAAAACTCAGACTTGCTCAACAACCAG GAGGTGGAGGAGCGTGACATGAGGAGGTTCCAGTTGAAGATTGCAGAGCTCCACTCAGTCATCAGGAAACTGGAGGACAGAAATGCACTACTGGCCGATGAGAGGAATGAACTA TTGAAACGGGTGCGAGAGGCAGAGAGCCAAATGAAGCCAATGTTTGAGAAGAATAAGCGGCTGTCCAAGAAAAATGATGACCTCCTGCAAACACTGCAGCGCATGGAGGAGAAACTCAAGAACCTGAGCCGCGAGAATGCTGAGATG AAGGAAAAGGCTTCCTCCTCTCGGCCACCATCACAGCAGCAGTCCGTTCAGGCCCAGATGAAGCGACCAAGCTCCCTGACCGACCTGACCCATGCCCATGAGGAACAGGAAGTAGAGTTCCTCAAGCTGCAGGTTGCTGAGCAACGCGGCATCATTGATGAGCTCACGCAG GAACGTGATCGATTGGTGATGAGCAAaaagaacaggaagaaacctttcaAGCTGCCGAAA AGGCATGTTGTGGAGACATATTTTGGATTTGATGAGGAGTCGATAGACTCTGAAACCTCCTCACTGACCTCTTATAACACTGACCTCACTGACCGCACGCCTGCAACTCCAGAGGAGGACTTGGAAGAG AGCGTTTCCCGTGAGGAGTCAGAACTTCGTTTTCGTCAGCTCACTAGAGAGTACCAGGCTCTTCAGCGGGCCTACGCTCTCCTGCAGGAGCAGACTGGGGGGTCTCTGGATGCAGAAAGGGAGGCCAGG ACCCGTGAGCAGCTGCAGGTGGAGCTCAGCAGCTGCCAGGCAAAGATCGTGGATCTGGAGAAGGCCCTGGCTGAGCGGGGGCAG GATTCAAAGTGGGTAGAGGAGAAGCAGTACTTGCTCAGGACCAACCAGGAACTGCGTGAGAAG ATGAGTGCGCTGCAGCAGGCGGAGTCCCGGCTGCAGGCTGAGGTTCAGGATGCTCGGGACCAAAATGAGCTGCTGGAATTCAGAGTCCTTGAACTGGAA GAAAGGGAGCGCAGATCACCTGCCCTCAATCTCCACATGTCTGCATTCCCTGAGAACAGTAGCAGTGCCCTGCAAGTCTACTGCCACCAGGAGGGAGTCAAG GATGTAATCATTCCTGAACTGATGAAGAAGTTGGATATTCTGGGAGATAATGGG AATCTCAGAAATGAAGAGCAGGTGGCTGTGATCCAAGCAGGGACTGTGATCTCACTCTGTGAAAAG TGGTTGAAGCAGATAGACAGCACTGAGGCTGCCCTCACGCAGAAGATGATCGACTTGGAAAATGACAAG GAGCTGTTTAGTAAGCAGAAAGGATTCCTTGAGGAGGAGTTGGACTACAGGAAGCAGGCCTTGGACCAAGCCTACATG AGAATAAGAGAGCTGGAGGACAGGATTGACTTGCAAAAGAGACAAATAAAGGAAATAGAGGAAAAG cATTTATTCTTTGGCCTTAATGAAAATGCCCGTGGACCCACATCAG gTGTTAAGGTGCTGTGGTGGCAAGCGAAGATGACAAAACCTAATTGTTTTTTATGCATTTGTAGACAGTTCAAC
- the jakmip1 gene encoding janus kinase and microtubule-interacting protein 1 isoform X4 encodes MSSTTPPSAQPSKKGRKPEKSEVMADSVPATNEELRSKIMDLQIELQQERGKVCKLRERLQEQRQARELEQHKHAVALTDLRAKLHEEKLREIAAIRETLARQHEAELARTIKIRDTEVQRLQGLVNALRDGAADKLKNALLAEAREEARRAFDGERIKLQQEIQEQKMARKQAEEALANALQADKAKAADLRTAYQQHQDEVHRIKRDCEKDIRRLMDELKAKDRVVCALEKELGLQAGYAQKLQLQKEALDEQLGQVREAERHNHGSPKREVVPGLGENSDLLNNQEVEERDMRRFQLKIAELHSVIRKLEDRNALLADERNELLKRVREAESQMKPMFEKNKRLSKKNDDLLQTLQRMEEKLKNLSRENAEMKEKASSSRPPSQQQSVQAQMKRPSSLTDLTHAHEEQEVEFLKLQVAEQRGIIDELTQERDRLVMSKKNRKKPFKLPKRHVVETYFGFDEESIDSETSSLTSYNTDLTDRTPATPEEDLEESVSREESELRFRQLTREYQALQRAYALLQEQTGGSLDAEREARTREQLQVELSSCQAKIVDLEKALAERGQDSKWVEEKQYLLRTNQELREKMSALQQAESRLQAEVQDARDQNELLEFRVLELEERERRSPALNLHMSAFPENSSSALQVYCHQEGVKDVIIPELMKKLDILGDNGNLRNEEQVAVIQAGTVISLCEKWLKQIDSTEAALTQKMIDLENDKELFSKQKGFLEEELDYRKQALDQAYMRIRELEDRIDLQKRQIKEIEEKFLFLFLFFSLAFILWP; translated from the exons ATGTCATCAACCACACCCCCATCGGCTCAACCCTCTAAGAAGGGACGGAAGCCGGAGAAATCGGAGGTGATGGCTGATTCGGTGCCGGCCACCAACGAGGAACTGAGGAGCAAGATCATGGACCTTCAGATAGAGCTACAGCAGGAGCGCGGGAAG GTATGCAAACTCCGCGAGCGGCTCCAGGAGCAGCGGCAGGCTCGCGAACTTGAGCAACACAAGCATGCCGTAGCACTCACTGACCTGCGTGCCAAACTCCATGAAGAAAAGCTACGTGAGATCGCTGCCATACGGGAGACTCTGGCACGGCAGCATGAAGCCGAGCTGGCCAGAACAATCAAGATCCGGGATACTGAGGTTCAGAGGCTGCAGGGTCTTGTGAATGCACTGAGAGATGGAGCTGCTGACAAGctcaaaaatgcccttcttgcAGAGGCTAGGGAGGAAGCAAGGAGAGCCTTTGATGGGGAGAGAATAAAGCTCCAGCAGGAG attcaggagcagAAAATGGCTCGGAAGCAAGCTGAAGAGGCTCTTGCAAATGCTCTTCAGGCTGATAAAGCCAAAGCAGCTGATCTCCGCACAGCCTACCAACAGCACCAGGATGAGGTGCACCGCATTAAACGCGACTGTGAGAAAGACATCCGCCGGCTG atggatgagttgaaggcaAAGGACCGGGTGGTGTGTGCTCTGGAGAAGGAGCTGGGGTTACAGGCTGGCTATGCCCAGAAGCTTCAGCTCCAAAAGGAAGCCCTGGATGAGCAGCTGGGTCAGGTACGAGAGGCCGAGAGACACAACCATGGCAGCCCGAAGAGAGAAGTGGTGCCTGGACTAGGAGAAAACTCAGACTTGCTCAACAACCAG GAGGTGGAGGAGCGTGACATGAGGAGGTTCCAGTTGAAGATTGCAGAGCTCCACTCAGTCATCAGGAAACTGGAGGACAGAAATGCACTACTGGCCGATGAGAGGAATGAACTA TTGAAACGGGTGCGAGAGGCAGAGAGCCAAATGAAGCCAATGTTTGAGAAGAATAAGCGGCTGTCCAAGAAAAATGATGACCTCCTGCAAACACTGCAGCGCATGGAGGAGAAACTCAAGAACCTGAGCCGCGAGAATGCTGAGATG AAGGAAAAGGCTTCCTCCTCTCGGCCACCATCACAGCAGCAGTCCGTTCAGGCCCAGATGAAGCGACCAAGCTCCCTGACCGACCTGACCCATGCCCATGAGGAACAGGAAGTAGAGTTCCTCAAGCTGCAGGTTGCTGAGCAACGCGGCATCATTGATGAGCTCACGCAG GAACGTGATCGATTGGTGATGAGCAAaaagaacaggaagaaacctttcaAGCTGCCGAAA AGGCATGTTGTGGAGACATATTTTGGATTTGATGAGGAGTCGATAGACTCTGAAACCTCCTCACTGACCTCTTATAACACTGACCTCACTGACCGCACGCCTGCAACTCCAGAGGAGGACTTGGAAGAG AGCGTTTCCCGTGAGGAGTCAGAACTTCGTTTTCGTCAGCTCACTAGAGAGTACCAGGCTCTTCAGCGGGCCTACGCTCTCCTGCAGGAGCAGACTGGGGGGTCTCTGGATGCAGAAAGGGAGGCCAGG ACCCGTGAGCAGCTGCAGGTGGAGCTCAGCAGCTGCCAGGCAAAGATCGTGGATCTGGAGAAGGCCCTGGCTGAGCGGGGGCAG GATTCAAAGTGGGTAGAGGAGAAGCAGTACTTGCTCAGGACCAACCAGGAACTGCGTGAGAAG ATGAGTGCGCTGCAGCAGGCGGAGTCCCGGCTGCAGGCTGAGGTTCAGGATGCTCGGGACCAAAATGAGCTGCTGGAATTCAGAGTCCTTGAACTGGAA GAAAGGGAGCGCAGATCACCTGCCCTCAATCTCCACATGTCTGCATTCCCTGAGAACAGTAGCAGTGCCCTGCAAGTCTACTGCCACCAGGAGGGAGTCAAG GATGTAATCATTCCTGAACTGATGAAGAAGTTGGATATTCTGGGAGATAATGGG AATCTCAGAAATGAAGAGCAGGTGGCTGTGATCCAAGCAGGGACTGTGATCTCACTCTGTGAAAAG TGGTTGAAGCAGATAGACAGCACTGAGGCTGCCCTCACGCAGAAGATGATCGACTTGGAAAATGACAAG GAGCTGTTTAGTAAGCAGAAAGGATTCCTTGAGGAGGAGTTGGACTACAGGAAGCAGGCCTTGGACCAAGCCTACATG AGAATAAGAGAGCTGGAGGACAGGATTGACTTGCAAAAGAGACAAATAAAGGAAATAGAGGAAAAG TTTTTgttcctctttttatttttctctttagcATTTATTCTTTGGCCTTAA